A stretch of DNA from Saccharomycodes ludwigii strain NBRC 1722 chromosome I, whole genome shotgun sequence:
GTATTCCAACCCAAGTTCGTGGCATTATTTGGCAACTAATGACTAATTCTAAATCAAAGGAGAATGAGCTGTTATATAAGGATTTTGTTGAGCAACAATCTCCGCATGAAACTTCGATTAAAAGGGATTTAAGTAGAACTACATTTATTCCCAAGGATAAATTGgattctttatttaacGTAATAAAAGCTTATTCTAATTTTGATAAGGAGGTTGGTTATACACAGGGAATGGCTTTTATTGCCACACCATTATTACTAAACGTAGACGAAGAAAGTGGGGCATTTGGATTACTAATTAAATTGATGAAGACTTATAATATAAGATCAATGTTTTTGGCTGATATGCCAGGATTGatgttaaaattatatcaaTATGATAGGATATTAGAAGAAACTTCACCACAGTTATATAATCATTTAATAAGACAAGGTGTGCGTTCTGACATGTATGCTACCCAATGGTTTTTGACATTTTTTGGTTACAAATTTCCATTACAATTTGTTTTGCGTATCTTCgatattgtttttgctGAAGGTTTGGAATCTTTACTGAAATTTGCCATTgcattgataataaaaaataaaaatcaaatattaaatttgaattttgataaactattggattttttaaaaaatgatttgTTTAATGCATATATTATTCGGAATACCTGTGTTGATTTCGATAATATGCCTGTAGAGGAAGAACCTAATAATACTGAAACAACAGATAcaaccaaaaaaagattgTCTCaactatttaaaattgaGAGTTTTTCTTCCAGTAAAGGAGGTGTGCAttcaaacaataataaaaatgatgcTGCCACTACCCAACCATTGTATGATGTAGACTCCTTTGTTAGCGATGCCATGAAAATTAGAATTATGCcaatttcattaaaaagatATGAGGCTGAATACGCAGAAATACATAAAATAGAATTTGAAAAGGAGGCGCAATATGAGGAAATgagaattaaaaacaaacaattaCAGCTTGAATTGCGTAAATTACAAGACGATTATACTACACTAAACAGAGAACATATCACTATTGCTAACGAACTAATTCAAAATagattaaaaattgaaacaTTGCTGGATCACCAACACGGGTTAGAAGATGAGGTGAGTCAATTAAAGGAGGAATTAAAAAGACAAACGGAATTGAACACACCTAATCCAGATGCAAGCTTGCCTACTGACCTAAAGGATGATCTAGAAAGGGCAATgcgaaaaaatatagatgTGATGAATATTAATCAAGAATTAGAAATGAAGGTTTTACAGTTGCAAAAAACTGTGGCAGCCTACAAACCCGTTAATAATGTGAATAGTACCGATAGGGTTTCTGAAGATGACGATATAAACGAAAAAACTTTGGGTAGTCGGCCTAAAGAAGGGCAGTTTTTGGCCAAAGctgaaaaaagattatcAGGTGGAGCATGGAAATTCAAAAATGtatggaaataaaaacagttatatataattttttcgtaattttttttttttttttttttttttttttttttttttttcccactATGATTAATAACTAGATATTACCTTGTGTTCAAACTGTGTGGTATTTACTTCTCAAATGTTTGAATggaattttaaatataaaatttttaattggtATCACGTTATGCCTATTTGTCATGTGTGATACAGATTTACTATGCAATTAATCAGTTTTTTGTATGACTGTTTATAATTCACTGTATTACCggaattttaattatttttctacGTAAGTTGGTGGAACACTTTTCTCTAATTTGAAAGTGGTATTCTCGGAACTTTTCGGACAGATGGTTACAGTAaacaagtaaaaaaaaaaaaaaaaaaaaatttacgaaaaactttttgaaaaagaaaaaaaaatcttagTGATTttgtgtatttttttttttttttttttgtaaaagtTTACTATAGCAGTTTATTGCATATTCCCcgtaaaaaacaaaaagaaaaaaaattaaatattcacAGCCATCAAAGGATCATCAAGTAAATCGCTGTGTTTATAATGATGAATAGATTAACATttataagaaaaatatccATACTTGGTTCTCCATTACTCAGAGAGTGGAGATTAGTTGAGTCAAGAAGAGTAGCAGTTAAACCAGAATACAAAGTTGGGGATTCCAAACCACTTTATGTCCCACCAAGAAGGCCTGAATTTCCTGATTACAAATATGGAGaatctaaaatttttaagcAAAGTAATAAAGGTCTATACGGAGGCCAATTCATTCAATTTGGTAATAATGTTTCGGAAagtaagaaaaaagttagaAGAAGATGGTTACccaatattatcaaaaaaggCTTATGGAGTGAAACtttgaataaaatcattAGAATTAAATTGACTACCAAGGTTTATCGTACTATCACTAAAGAAGGTGGTATTGATAATTATTTAACTAAAGATAAATCTGCAAGAATTAAGGAATTAGGGCCCACAGGTTGGAAATTACGTTATAGGATATTGACTAAAAGAGAACAATTGTCTAATTCACCACATAAAGACCTCCCAGTTATTGAAAAAGCTGATGGTTCTAAATCAAAGATATATTATAACTTTTCGATTGATGGGAAAACCTACCAAATTACAGTTGGTAAgagaaaattattatattactTATTCCCACTTGAAATTTTAGAACATAAGGCTGACGGTGAGTCTTTATCGTacaaaaagtttatttctCTTTATCAAGAAAGGCCTATTGAACAAATTTTACAGGCTTTAAGTAAGTATGGTTTTGATTTGAATACCATTAGTGTTTAgggagagagagagaaaaaaaaaaaaaaaaaaaagaggt
This window harbors:
- a CDS encoding uncharacterized protein (similar to Saccharomyces cerevisiae YPL249C | GYP5 | Gtpase-activating protein for Ypt Proteins (paralog of YMR192W | GYL1)) is translated as MSEVENDKTQPDNSVDVIIPPKIIINNKEEEQGNDIKPIVAQKKDEVDTEKVESISTEKNAALNETAENSKEQTQIEENKNKLDSINDTEKEKKLHGMTELLKTNNEEVAKKTEEVLGERDEKPNESIEQLKTKKLDQTVEQGKESPLLPPRPQRECIHQAKEGQEEPSSPPLPPRHPGSIQRQPSISSSVSNGSGRSHKSHFRNRSVIQIHTGPAPLSEEVKPPRFLKSLKIVSAKPPTTSSGSSHSNTSYNSSGTGSANRNISSTSDYDMIISRMAENNKDLMSQSENTKESLLESATILKTNYKDILESLSSSTRGGSIGGGKPKHKHTASFSSTSSPSKNNNNKNMSKDDLSSMVSTELEQREMTEDWPFWTRVVDNYKQVAVSEPEKLEEEISNGIPTQVRGIIWQLMTNSKSKENELLYKDFVEQQSPHETSIKRDLSRTTFIPKDKLDSLFNVIKAYSNFDKEVGYTQGMAFIATPLLLNVDEESGAFGLLIKLMKTYNIRSMFLADMPGLMLKLYQYDRILEETSPQLYNHLIRQGVRSDMYATQWFLTFFGYKFPLQFVLRIFDIVFAEGLESLLKFAIALIIKNKNQILNLNFDKLLDFLKNDLFNAYIIRNTCVDFDNMPVEEEPNNTETTDTTKKRLSQLFKIESFSSSKGGVHSNNNKNDAATTQPLYDVDSFVSDAMKIRIMPISLKRYEAEYAEIHKIEFEKEAQYEEMRIKNKQLQLELRKLQDDYTTLNREHITIANELIQNRLKIETLLDHQHGLEDEVSQLKEELKRQTELNTPNPDASLPTDLKDDLERAMRKNIDVMNINQELEMKVLQLQKTVAAYKPVNNVNSTDRVSEDDDINEKTLGSRPKEGQFLAKAEKRLSGGAWKFKNVWK
- the MRPL24 gene encoding mitochondrial 54S ribosomal protein bL28m (similar to Saccharomyces cerevisiae YMR193W | MRPL24 | Mitochondrial Ribosomal Protein Large subunit), coding for MMNRLTFIRKISILGSPLLREWRLVESRRVAVKPEYKVGDSKPLYVPPRRPEFPDYKYGESKIFKQSNKGLYGGQFIQFGNNVSESKKKVRRRWLPNIIKKGLWSETLNKIIRIKLTTKVYRTITKEGGIDNYLTKDKSARIKELGPTGWKLRYRILTKREQLSNSPHKDLPVIEKADGSKSKIYYNFSIDGKTYQITVGKRKLLYYLFPLEILEHKADGESLSYKKFISLYQERPIEQILQALSKYGFDLNTISV